The following proteins are co-located in the Streptomyces sp. NBC_00435 genome:
- a CDS encoding DUF6215 domain-containing protein, with protein MNNRRSRRGGAGTPRHLSGAQLCAALNRPDLGELLGTPGELAKVAYGSDGSRENADGEQIASPTARVEIGACTVTVSATSGHLSVSAYATLLTDGTGPRTVLGRPAYFSSDRTLSVSLRVEGATVGTRPGVPVRTLILARDAQDSGGSFEVSLWRKDGAVPDDATLLRVAEQVLPTIPGWTAAG; from the coding sequence GTGAACAACCGCAGGAGTCGGCGGGGGGGCGCCGGGACGCCCCGGCACCTCTCCGGGGCCCAGCTGTGCGCGGCACTGAACCGTCCCGACCTCGGGGAACTGCTCGGCACTCCGGGGGAGCTCGCGAAGGTCGCCTACGGCAGTGACGGCTCGCGCGAGAACGCCGACGGCGAGCAGATCGCCAGCCCCACGGCCAGGGTCGAGATCGGGGCCTGCACCGTGACGGTGTCGGCCACCTCCGGCCACCTCTCGGTGTCCGCGTACGCCACTCTGCTCACGGACGGCACGGGACCGCGGACGGTACTGGGCCGCCCCGCCTACTTCTCCTCGGACCGGACGCTCAGCGTCAGCCTCCGCGTCGAGGGGGCCACCGTCGGGACCCGTCCCGGCGTGCCGGTCCGGACCCTCATCCTGGCCCGGGACGCGCAGGACAGCGGAGGCTCCTTCGAGGTGAGCCTGTGGCGCAAGGACGGAGCCGTGCCCGACGACGCGACGCTGCTCCGCGTCGCCGAGCAGGTGCTGCCGACGATTCCGGGGTGGACCGCCGCCGGTTGA
- a CDS encoding VOC family protein, with product MTIKIAQCFIAVDDHDKALAFYRDALGMEVRNDVAFEGMRWVTVGSPEQPDVEIVLEPPLADPGASPADRRTMAELLAKGVLRGVIFATDDVDATFERVRAAGAEVLQGPVDQPYGVRDCAFRDPAGNMLRFNQPRNR from the coding sequence ATGACCATCAAGATTGCGCAGTGCTTCATCGCCGTCGACGACCACGACAAGGCGCTCGCCTTCTACCGTGACGCCCTCGGTATGGAGGTCCGCAACGACGTCGCCTTCGAGGGGATGCGCTGGGTGACCGTCGGCTCGCCCGAGCAGCCCGACGTGGAGATCGTCCTCGAACCGCCGCTCGCCGACCCGGGCGCCTCGCCGGCCGACCGGCGGACCATGGCGGAACTGCTGGCCAAGGGCGTGCTCCGTGGTGTCATCTTCGCGACGGACGACGTCGACGCCACCTTCGAGCGCGTCCGGGCCGCCGGCGCCGAGGTGCTGCAGGGGCCGGTCGACCAGCCGTACGGGGTGCGCGACTGTGCCTTCCGCGACCCGGCCGGCAACATGCTCCGCTTCAACCAGCCCCGCAACCGCTGA
- a CDS encoding helix-turn-helix transcriptional regulator, translating to MTIEDLVRLRRARDVMDRDYAQPLDVPALAGVALMSPGHFSRSFRAAFGETPYSYLMTRRVERAKALLRRGDLSVTEVCFAVGCTSLGSFSSRFTELVGESPSAYRARPHEAGAAIPACVAKMLTRPVRGARPAAAGRTVGNGEAGSAAAS from the coding sequence GTGACGATCGAGGACCTGGTGCGGCTGCGGCGTGCCCGGGACGTGATGGACCGCGACTACGCGCAGCCGCTGGACGTCCCGGCACTGGCGGGCGTCGCCCTCATGTCGCCCGGGCACTTCTCCCGCAGTTTCCGCGCGGCCTTCGGGGAGACTCCGTACAGCTACCTGATGACCCGCCGTGTCGAGCGGGCCAAGGCGCTGCTGCGTCGGGGCGACCTGAGCGTGACCGAGGTCTGCTTCGCGGTCGGATGCACCTCGCTGGGGTCCTTCAGCTCGCGCTTCACCGAGCTCGTCGGTGAGAGTCCCAGCGCCTACCGGGCCCGCCCCCACGAGGCGGGCGCGGCCATCCCGGCGTGCGTCGCCAAGATGCTCACCCGCCCGGTCCGCGGTGCCCGTCCGGCCGCCGCCGGACGGACGGTCGGCAATGGGGAAGCGGGATCCGCGGCGGCGTCGTAG
- a CDS encoding DUF5997 family protein: MTSHQTAQTMKPATAAKKLGVYLEATPAEFQEGVVSRTELAALQAEPPQWLQDLRNNGPHPRPVVAAKLGISISGLARGGVTEALTTEQIEALKQELPEWLAKERATQADVRKETVRIKQMQAEKSDKSEQAGKAEKPARS; the protein is encoded by the coding sequence ATGACGTCGCACCAGACCGCCCAGACCATGAAGCCCGCGACCGCGGCGAAGAAGCTGGGTGTGTACCTCGAAGCCACCCCCGCAGAGTTCCAGGAGGGTGTCGTTTCGCGCACCGAGCTGGCCGCTCTCCAGGCCGAGCCGCCCCAGTGGCTGCAGGACCTCCGGAACAACGGCCCGCACCCCCGTCCGGTGGTGGCGGCGAAGCTGGGCATCTCCATCTCCGGCCTGGCCCGCGGCGGTGTCACCGAGGCGCTCACCACCGAGCAGATCGAGGCCCTGAAGCAGGAGCTGCCGGAGTGGCTCGCCAAGGAGCGCGCCACCCAGGCCGATGTCCGCAAGGAGACCGTCCGCATCAAGCAGATGCAGGCCGAGAAGTCGGACAAGTCCGAGCAGGCCGGGAAGGCCGAGAAGCCGGCCCGCTCCTGA
- a CDS encoding LysR family substrate-binding domain-containing protein, which translates to MTDSRTPPSFQLAYVPGVTPTKWVRIWKERLPDVALTLVQVTPAEAPALLRGGGADAGFVRLPIDRTDLSAIPLYTETTVVVIPKDHDMAAAEELSLEELADDIVLHPLDDTLDWEELPGRPALERPETTADAIELVAAGIGLLVVPQSLARLHHRKDLTYRTLLGAPESRVALSWPEAESTPDLVEEFIGIVRGRTVNSSRGRGRTQPEPEAKKAKPQRKPAPRSGGKPAAKNPRAGAPKGGKAAARSTGKRGKPRGR; encoded by the coding sequence GTGACAGACTCCCGGACACCCCCCTCGTTCCAGCTCGCATACGTCCCCGGGGTGACTCCCACCAAGTGGGTCCGGATCTGGAAGGAGCGGCTGCCCGACGTCGCGCTGACCCTCGTCCAGGTCACCCCCGCCGAAGCCCCCGCCCTGCTGCGCGGCGGCGGCGCCGACGCGGGCTTCGTCCGGCTGCCGATCGACCGTACGGACCTCAGTGCGATCCCGCTCTACACCGAGACCACGGTCGTCGTGATCCCGAAGGACCACGACATGGCCGCGGCCGAGGAGCTCTCGCTGGAGGAGCTGGCCGACGACATCGTGCTCCACCCGCTGGACGACACCCTCGACTGGGAGGAGCTGCCGGGCAGGCCCGCGCTGGAACGCCCCGAGACGACGGCGGACGCGATCGAGCTGGTGGCCGCGGGGATCGGGCTCCTCGTCGTGCCCCAGTCGCTCGCGCGGCTGCACCACCGCAAGGACCTGACGTACCGGACCCTGCTGGGCGCCCCCGAATCGCGCGTGGCGCTGTCGTGGCCCGAGGCGGAGAGCACCCCGGACCTGGTCGAGGAGTTCATCGGGATCGTGCGCGGGCGGACCGTGAACAGCTCGCGCGGGCGCGGTCGCACCCAGCCGGAGCCGGAGGCGAAGAAGGCGAAGCCGCAGCGCAAGCCCGCCCCGCGCTCGGGCGGCAAGCCGGCCGCGAAGAACCCGCGCGCCGGAGCCCCCAAGGGCGGCAAGGCCGCGGCCAGGTCCACCGGCAAGCGCGGCAAGCCCCGCGGCCGCTAG
- a CDS encoding chitin binding peritrophin-A domain-containing protein: MLRIAKGPTTALAALATGAVLALGVGVAPAGAAEGSCAGGATGRLPRVQDQRFYVQCAGGVATVLACPTGQVYSPAAQLCDVPAQVRPAVATAATAGPAKLNGLLFGVKNLSTTVRIADAPAGLDGVPVTFTTLGGRLLCSAVTDQFGAARCDTPARLTIPLDEILRGYRANYAGIGGIYLPSSATAPVALL; this comes from the coding sequence GTGTTGCGTATCGCCAAGGGACCGACCACCGCACTGGCCGCACTGGCCACCGGGGCGGTCCTCGCCCTGGGCGTGGGGGTCGCCCCCGCCGGCGCCGCCGAGGGCTCGTGCGCCGGCGGCGCCACCGGACGACTGCCGAGGGTGCAGGACCAGCGGTTCTACGTGCAGTGCGCGGGCGGGGTCGCCACCGTGCTGGCCTGCCCCACCGGGCAGGTCTACTCCCCCGCGGCGCAGCTCTGCGACGTCCCCGCGCAGGTCCGGCCCGCCGTGGCCACCGCCGCGACGGCCGGTCCGGCGAAGCTGAACGGGCTGCTGTTCGGCGTCAAGAACCTCAGCACCACCGTGCGGATCGCGGACGCCCCCGCGGGGCTGGACGGCGTGCCGGTCACCTTCACCACGCTCGGCGGCCGCCTCCTCTGCAGCGCCGTCACCGACCAGTTCGGGGCCGCCCGCTGCGACACCCCGGCCCGGCTGACGATCCCGCTGGACGAAATCCTGCGCGGCTACCGGGCGAACTACGCGGGCATCGGCGGGATCTACCTGCCCTCCTCCGCCACCGCCCCCGTCGCGCTCCTCTGA
- a CDS encoding N-acetyltransferase, protein MNGTTDIRITTLAERPELVDALWGMKDSWPEFATQDQIAWLLYPWMVAELPDYVFVATDGATGEVVAKAFSVPFALHAPGRDGRLPAQGWDRVLLWASSDLRRAAQPDTVSAIEISIRPDRQREGLSGRMLAAMRETARARGFAEMVAPVRPSGKPAEPEASIHEYAYRTREDGLPHDPWLRVHVRAGGVIDSVAPLSMTITGSLAQWREWTGLPFDTAGPVRVPGALSPVRCEPEQGYAVYVEPNVWVRHPLGPVAV, encoded by the coding sequence ATGAACGGCACCACGGACATCCGGATCACCACGCTCGCGGAGCGACCCGAACTGGTCGACGCCCTCTGGGGCATGAAGGACTCGTGGCCCGAGTTCGCCACCCAGGACCAGATCGCCTGGCTGCTGTACCCGTGGATGGTGGCGGAACTCCCGGACTACGTCTTCGTCGCGACCGACGGGGCCACCGGCGAGGTGGTCGCCAAGGCGTTCAGCGTGCCGTTCGCCCTGCACGCCCCCGGCCGGGACGGGCGGTTGCCCGCGCAGGGCTGGGACCGGGTCCTGCTGTGGGCCTCCTCCGACCTGCGCCGGGCCGCCCAGCCCGACACGGTCAGTGCCATCGAGATCAGCATCCGGCCCGACCGGCAGCGTGAGGGGCTGTCGGGGCGGATGCTCGCCGCGATGCGGGAGACCGCCCGCGCGCGCGGTTTCGCCGAGATGGTGGCCCCGGTCCGGCCCAGTGGGAAGCCGGCCGAGCCGGAGGCCTCGATCCACGAGTACGCGTACCGCACCCGCGAGGACGGCCTTCCCCACGACCCGTGGCTCCGGGTCCACGTGCGGGCGGGCGGCGTCATCGACTCGGTGGCCCCGCTGTCGATGACGATCACCGGCTCCCTCGCGCAGTGGCGCGAGTGGACCGGCCTCCCCTTCGACACGGCCGGCCCGGTCCGCGTCCCGGGCGCCCTGTCCCCGGTCCGCTGTGAACCGGAGCAGGGGTACGCGGTGTACGTGGAGCCGAACGTCTGGGTCCGGCACCCGCTGGGCCCGGTCGCGGTCTGA
- a CDS encoding histidine phosphatase family protein gives MHVRVSLVAAARSTSLLAERFDDDRPIDVDGWRAVESAARGLVPLGSAELRYCSPTSRSRATGAALGYAPMAQPALRECDMGRWRGLTLAEVAAREPEAVDLWLTDARAAPHGGESLLAFIARIGGWLDTRPADDGGAIVAVAEPSVVRAALVYALNAPPLTYWNVDVRPLSTVTLEGWPHHWHLSLQAPV, from the coding sequence ATGCATGTTCGGGTTTCGCTAGTCGCAGCAGCCCGTAGTACCTCGCTGCTCGCCGAGCGCTTCGACGACGACCGCCCCATCGACGTGGACGGCTGGCGTGCGGTGGAGTCCGCCGCACGCGGGCTCGTACCGCTGGGCTCGGCCGAGCTCCGCTACTGTTCGCCGACCTCGCGCAGCCGGGCCACGGGGGCCGCTCTCGGGTACGCGCCGATGGCGCAGCCCGCGCTGCGGGAGTGCGACATGGGCCGCTGGCGCGGGCTCACCCTCGCGGAGGTGGCGGCCCGGGAGCCCGAGGCCGTTGACCTCTGGCTCACCGATGCCCGCGCCGCCCCGCACGGCGGGGAGTCCCTGCTCGCCTTCATCGCGCGGATCGGCGGCTGGCTCGACACCCGGCCCGCGGACGACGGCGGAGCGATCGTGGCGGTCGCGGAGCCCTCGGTGGTCCGGGCGGCGCTCGTGTACGCCCTGAACGCACCGCCGCTGACCTACTGGAACGTGGACGTCCGTCCCCTGTCCACGGTGACCCTGGAGGGCTGGCCGCACCATTGGCACCTGTCCCTCCAGGCCCCGGTCTAA